One region of Limnospira fusiformis SAG 85.79 genomic DNA includes:
- a CDS encoding alpha/beta fold hydrolase gives MFPEYLPPLAEPLTELTSISLAEAIIAQPITLPAVPQPILTTYVRQGNPQPPILLLHGFDSSVLEFRRLLPLLANTTETWAVDLLGFGFTQRSPYLTVNPAHILAHLYAFWQSRINQPVILVGASMGGATAIDFTLNHPHAVQSLVLIDSAGINKGPIAGKFLFPPFDYLATEFLRQPKVRQSISENAYFDKTLASRDAQLCAAWHLQSPLWNRGLIEFTKSGGYGAFGDRLNTIQQPTLILWGNNDKILGTKDADKFRTAIPNSKLIWIDKCGHVPHLEQPQITANQILEFVN, from the coding sequence ATGTTTCCTGAGTATTTACCCCCACTGGCTGAACCACTCACCGAATTGACTTCTATCTCCCTCGCTGAAGCAATTATTGCTCAACCCATAACCCTCCCAGCCGTCCCTCAACCTATCCTCACTACCTATGTCCGCCAAGGAAACCCACAGCCTCCCATTCTTCTCCTACACGGTTTCGATAGTTCCGTCCTAGAGTTTCGCCGACTCTTACCACTATTAGCTAATACCACCGAAACCTGGGCCGTGGATCTATTGGGCTTTGGCTTTACGCAGCGATCGCCTTATTTAACCGTTAATCCTGCTCATATCCTAGCCCATCTCTACGCTTTCTGGCAATCCCGCATCAATCAGCCAGTTATCTTAGTTGGCGCTTCTATGGGAGGTGCTACAGCCATCGACTTTACCCTAAATCATCCCCACGCTGTACAATCTCTCGTCCTAATTGATAGTGCCGGAATCAATAAAGGTCCCATCGCTGGCAAGTTTTTATTTCCACCCTTCGACTATCTCGCTACCGAATTTCTGCGACAACCCAAAGTTCGCCAAAGTATCAGCGAAAACGCCTATTTTGACAAAACCCTCGCCTCCCGTGATGCTCAGTTATGCGCCGCGTGGCATCTACAATCACCATTATGGAATCGCGGTTTAATTGAGTTTACCAAAAGTGGCGGTTATGGTGCTTTTGGCGATCGCTTAAATACTATTCAACAACCCACCTTAATTTTATGGGGCAACAATGACAAAATCTTGGGAACCAAAGATGCCGATAAATTCCGAACCGCTATCCCTAACAGTAAACTTATCTGGATTGACAAATGCGGTCATGTTCCCCACCTCGAACAGCCACAAATTACCGCCAATCAAATACTCGAATTTGTCAATTAG
- a CDS encoding DNA methyltransferase, protein MNLGDSAEYYQSWDKPTVIISDGAYGILGFEGDTSDHLDLPEWYEPHIAAWSKLALPSTTLWFWNSEIGWAVVHPILEKLGWRYVNCNIWNKGKAHIAGNVNTEKIRRFPVVTEVCVQYVREVKFDDLTLKEWLRKEWLRSGLPLRKANLACGVADAATRKYFDQGHLWYFPPPDMFQKLVGYANQYGKPDGKPYFSVDGLHPLTAEEWGKMRSQFRCPHGFTNVWQRSALRNNERIKTPNGKAVHLNQKPLDLMQLIIEASSQERDVIWEPFGGLFSASLAANILNRKAFACEIDETYFYYGVKRFSQVFYQCSLL, encoded by the coding sequence TTGAATCTTGGTGATAGTGCCGAATATTATCAGTCTTGGGACAAACCCACAGTCATCATATCAGATGGAGCCTACGGTATTTTAGGCTTTGAAGGTGATACATCTGATCATCTCGATTTGCCCGAGTGGTATGAACCCCATATCGCAGCTTGGTCAAAGTTGGCATTGCCCAGTACAACCCTCTGGTTTTGGAATTCAGAGATTGGATGGGCCGTCGTACATCCAATCCTTGAGAAATTGGGTTGGCGCTATGTCAACTGCAATATATGGAACAAGGGAAAAGCTCATATTGCTGGGAATGTCAATACAGAAAAAATCAGACGTTTTCCTGTGGTAACAGAAGTTTGTGTTCAATATGTCAGAGAAGTTAAATTCGATGACTTAACCTTGAAAGAATGGTTGCGAAAAGAATGGTTGCGATCGGGTTTACCTTTACGCAAAGCCAATCTGGCTTGTGGTGTCGCAGATGCCGCCACCAGAAAGTATTTCGACCAAGGGCATTTATGGTATTTTCCTCCACCCGATATGTTTCAGAAATTAGTTGGCTATGCCAACCAATATGGAAAACCCGACGGAAAGCCTTATTTTTCTGTAGATGGCCTACATCCTTTGACCGCTGAAGAATGGGGGAAAATGCGTTCCCAATTTCGATGTCCTCACGGTTTTACCAATGTTTGGCAGCGATCGGCTTTACGGAATAACGAACGAATAAAAACCCCCAACGGTAAAGCCGTCCATTTGAATCAAAAGCCCCTCGACCTCATGCAGCTAATTATTGAAGCTTCTAGCCAAGAAAGGGATGTTATTTGGGAACCATTTGGCGGACTGTTTAGTGCTTCTTTGGCTGCTAACATACTTAACCGCAAAGCTTTCGCTTGTGAAATTGACGAAACTTATTTCTATTATGGGGTGAAACGGTTTAGTCAAGTATTTTATCAATGTTCTCTTCTGTAA
- a CDS encoding restriction endonuclease: MSFADAAIQVLEDVGSPLHYRKIAEIAIARNLIPTNGKSPEATLNAIIAVEIKQKGDHSRFVKINRGVFGLRKWDVTSMDSESNSTTSDPQTERRVKIPHFPTYSELRLILPIWNGRDRAQITGLRSAIMSLSGTPQNPVDWTNPDRWIWERLEGENRELAEAIWTGSDRRVNPRHVYGHWLLSRIYELLEDDSGGKVVLTDAGRDFICHSLGDVEKQIDEREGLLKLLSVVAEKGGGRRGDFVPDWSDYLKRYSQFGTDSTIKDTLWRRLYNLADRELLIKTGTTYSITDAGLNYLKDSGGDEELDGGGKVQEILTLVKEQKASVRSSIKEILSTMAPTAFEYLIKQLLEAMNYQNVEVTSPTNDKGVDVVADIELGITSVREVVQVKRQQGNIQRPILDALRGCLYRFQAVRGTIITTGDFSKGTVEVAFAPGAPPITLINGEKLLDLLIEYGIGVKTKAIEVLELDADAFAQNDSYTSDLE; this comes from the coding sequence ATGTCTTTCGCCGATGCTGCCATTCAAGTTTTAGAAGATGTTGGCTCTCCCCTCCACTATCGCAAAATTGCTGAAATCGCGATCGCACGGAATTTAATTCCAACGAACGGCAAAAGTCCCGAAGCCACCCTCAACGCCATCATCGCCGTCGAAATCAAACAGAAGGGCGATCACAGTCGCTTCGTGAAGATTAATCGCGGGGTTTTTGGGTTGAGAAAATGGGATGTAACCTCGATGGATTCCGAATCGAATTCGACGACATCAGACCCGCAAACCGAACGCCGGGTTAAAATTCCCCACTTTCCCACCTATTCGGAATTGAGATTGATTTTACCGATTTGGAATGGACGCGATCGCGCGCAAATCACGGGACTGCGATCGGCGATAATGAGTCTGTCGGGAACCCCCCAAAATCCGGTAGATTGGACCAATCCAGACCGCTGGATATGGGAACGCCTGGAAGGGGAGAATCGAGAACTGGCGGAGGCGATTTGGACGGGAAGCGATCGCCGGGTGAACCCCCGTCACGTTTACGGACACTGGCTGCTGTCTCGAATCTATGAATTGCTGGAAGACGATTCAGGGGGGAAAGTTGTATTAACTGATGCGGGACGGGATTTTATCTGCCATTCCTTGGGAGACGTTGAAAAACAAATTGACGAACGGGAAGGCTTATTAAAATTACTAAGTGTGGTGGCTGAAAAAGGGGGAGGTCGTCGCGGAGATTTTGTACCCGATTGGTCGGACTATCTCAAGCGTTACTCCCAATTCGGCACAGACAGCACCATCAAAGATACGCTGTGGCGGCGGCTTTACAATTTAGCCGATCGCGAATTATTGATCAAAACGGGGACAACCTACAGCATTACCGACGCGGGTTTGAATTATTTGAAAGATTCGGGAGGCGATGAAGAACTCGACGGCGGGGGGAAAGTACAGGAAATTTTAACCCTGGTTAAAGAGCAGAAAGCCTCGGTCAGATCCAGCATTAAAGAAATCCTATCGACGATGGCTCCCACCGCTTTTGAGTATTTGATCAAGCAATTGTTGGAGGCAATGAATTATCAAAATGTGGAGGTGACATCACCGACGAATGATAAGGGAGTCGATGTGGTCGCGGATATCGAACTGGGGATCACTTCGGTGCGGGAAGTGGTGCAGGTGAAGCGACAACAGGGGAACATTCAAAGACCAATTTTGGATGCTTTGCGGGGGTGTTTGTATCGGTTTCAAGCGGTGCGGGGTACGATTATCACCACGGGCGATTTTTCCAAGGGGACGGTGGAGGTGGCGTTCGCCCCGGGTGCGCCGCCAATCACGTTAATCAACGGAGAAAAACTGCTGGATCTGTTAATCGAATATGGAATCGGGGTGAAAACGAAAGCGATCGAAGTATTAGAACTGGATGCCGATGCCTTCGCTCAGAATGATAGTTATACCTCCGATTTAGAATGA
- a CDS encoding helix-turn-helix domain-containing protein, translating into MKSTFSQEYDVFRKCMIAARKNANLTQATLAKAVKKPQSFVAKYENRERRLDVIEFLRLTHAIGVDPCEIIRQVEQSLGTTSGEGKV; encoded by the coding sequence ATGAAGTCCACCTTTAGTCAAGAATATGATGTTTTTCGGAAGTGTATGATTGCGGCTCGAAAAAATGCGAATCTTACCCAGGCAACCCTTGCCAAAGCCGTCAAAAAGCCTCAATCTTTCGTCGCCAAGTACGAGAATAGGGAACGTAGATTAGATGTGATTGAGTTCCTGAGACTGACTCATGCGATCGGTGTAGACCCTTGCGAAATTATCAGACAAGTTGAGCAATCTTTGGGCACTACATCTGGCGAGGGCAAAGTATGA